Proteins found in one Collinsella aerofaciens genomic segment:
- the hypA gene encoding hydrogenase maturation nickel metallochaperone HypA produces the protein MHEVGIVNGILDTVIRAARGAGASRAVLVTLRIGDMTEVVREALDFAWETFRDEDPLTRGCELAVEEVHPQSECLDCGEVFEHDRFHCRCPQCGGANVRLLHGRELDIASIEIETPDD, from the coding sequence ATGCACGAGGTTGGCATTGTCAACGGCATACTCGATACAGTGATTCGCGCGGCGCGTGGGGCGGGGGCCTCGCGCGCCGTTTTGGTAACGCTGCGTATCGGGGATATGACCGAAGTTGTGCGCGAGGCGCTCGACTTTGCGTGGGAGACATTTCGCGATGAGGACCCGCTCACGCGAGGCTGCGAGCTTGCCGTGGAGGAAGTCCATCCACAAAGCGAGTGTCTGGACTGCGGGGAGGTCTTTGAGCACGATCGCTTCCATTGCCGCTGTCCCCAATGTGGCGGCGCCAACGTGCGTCTGCTGCACGGCCGCGAGCTCGACATCGCAAGTATCGAAATCGAAACCCCCGACGATTAG
- a CDS encoding STAS domain-containing protein: protein MDLGISTNPTPELYTIKVTGEIDISNADSLRNAIDLALEQPTEAVELDFAQVSYIDSTGIGVLVGAAHHAADHDKRFSCTNVQPPVMRVVQLLGVDQEISITAA from the coding sequence ATGGATTTGGGTATTTCCACCAACCCCACGCCAGAGCTCTACACCATTAAGGTGACCGGCGAGATCGATATCTCTAACGCCGATAGCCTGCGCAATGCCATCGACCTGGCGCTCGAGCAGCCCACTGAGGCCGTTGAGCTCGATTTTGCCCAGGTGAGCTACATCGATTCGACGGGCATTGGTGTGCTCGTGGGCGCCGCGCACCACGCGGCCGACCACGACAAGCGCTTTAGCTGCACCAATGTGCAGCCCCCGGTGATGCGCGTGGTTCAGCTGTTGGGTGTCGACCAGGAGATTTCGATTACCGCTGCATAA
- a CDS encoding twin-arginine translocase TatA/TatE family subunit, translated as MFGIGEGELAIIVVFGFLLFGPDKLPQMGRTIGRAIRQFRETQEKMTAVVQSEIIDPVSEAASAPVKPKKAAVDDDSDADEDAVETAAPAKKETFAERRARLAAEKAASEAAAEGEGAAEESEAEGAESAAAAELVVEPEPAAEPEPEPAEPTTADLYARRPRKRKAVVDQLARELEAEDEAVAEAATADAPKGGDE; from the coding sequence GTGTTTGGTATTGGAGAGGGTGAGCTCGCGATCATCGTGGTCTTCGGCTTTTTGCTGTTTGGCCCGGATAAGCTCCCACAGATGGGCCGCACGATCGGCCGTGCCATCCGTCAGTTCCGCGAGACGCAGGAAAAGATGACGGCCGTTGTTCAGTCCGAGATAATCGATCCGGTGAGCGAGGCCGCGTCGGCCCCGGTCAAGCCCAAGAAGGCTGCCGTCGATGACGATTCCGATGCAGACGAGGATGCCGTTGAGACGGCTGCGCCCGCAAAGAAGGAGACCTTTGCCGAGCGTCGCGCCCGTCTTGCTGCCGAGAAGGCCGCGAGTGAGGCTGCCGCCGAGGGCGAGGGTGCTGCTGAGGAGTCCGAGGCCGAGGGTGCCGAGTCTGCCGCTGCCGCCGAGCTTGTCGTCGAGCCCGAGCCTGCTGCAGAGCCGGAGCCCGAGCCGGCAGAGCCCACGACGGCTGACCTCTACGCCCGTCGTCCCCGCAAGCGCAAGGCCGTCGTCGACCAGCTCGCTCGCGAGCTCGAGGCCGAGGACGAGGCCGTTGCCGAGGCTGCCACCGCCGATGCCCCGAAGGGAGGCGATGAGTAA
- the tatC gene encoding twin-arginine translocase subunit TatC, whose amino-acid sequence MPIGPARMPLFDHLGELRRRLTIVVVSVFAAAIVLYFATPVVLDILEDPIRSFVPDGKFYITTTLGGFGLRFSLAIKMAVVMCTPMIIWQILAFFLPALRPNERKWVVPTVLASTVLFFLGAIFCYFIIIPAGFEWLIGETSAVATALPDLENYVNMELLFMIGFGVAFELPLIIFYLSVFHIVSYAAFRGAWRYVYVGLLVGSAVITPDGSPVTLGLMYGALLSLYEISLAIARVVITAREGKEGLFVSRLDLFSDDEDDEE is encoded by the coding sequence ATGCCTATCGGACCTGCGCGCATGCCGCTCTTCGATCACCTGGGCGAGCTCCGTCGCCGCCTGACCATCGTGGTCGTGTCGGTGTTTGCCGCCGCCATCGTGCTGTATTTCGCCACGCCCGTGGTGCTCGACATCCTGGAAGACCCCATCCGCTCCTTTGTGCCGGACGGTAAGTTCTACATCACCACCACGCTCGGCGGCTTTGGCCTGCGCTTCTCGCTGGCCATCAAGATGGCCGTGGTCATGTGCACGCCCATGATCATCTGGCAGATTCTGGCATTTTTCCTGCCGGCACTGCGTCCCAACGAGCGCAAATGGGTCGTGCCCACGGTGCTCGCCTCGACGGTGCTGTTCTTCCTGGGCGCCATCTTCTGCTATTTCATCATCATCCCGGCGGGCTTTGAGTGGCTTATCGGCGAGACCTCGGCCGTCGCCACGGCGCTGCCCGACCTGGAGAACTACGTCAACATGGAGCTGCTCTTTATGATCGGCTTTGGCGTGGCGTTTGAGCTGCCGCTCATCATCTTCTACCTGTCCGTCTTCCACATCGTGTCCTACGCGGCCTTCCGCGGCGCCTGGCGCTACGTGTACGTGGGCCTGCTTGTGGGCTCGGCTGTGATTACGCCCGACGGCTCGCCCGTTACGCTGGGCCTCATGTATGGTGCCCTGCTCTCGCTCTACGAGATTTCGCTCGCCATTGCCCGCGTGGTCATTACCGCACGCGAGGGCAAGGAGGGCTTGTTTGTGAGCCGTCTGGACCTGTTCTCGGACGATGAGGACGACGAGGAGTAA
- a CDS encoding aminotransferase class I/II-fold pyridoxal phosphate-dependent enzyme — translation MQTIYQKMETTELDAAIEVLKAEVAEVKAKGLALDMARGKPSPSQVDISRPMLDILNADADLHDGNVDCSNYGCFEGIPSARKLAGGFLGCPAEQTLVLGSSSLLIEHDIAGMFWRCGSCGSEPWEAYEAAHDGKKVKFLCPVPGYDRHFGITADLGIENVPVAMTDNGPDMDEIERLVAADDSIKGIWCVPKYSNPTGITFSEDTVRRLVEMPTAAPDFRIFWDNAYCVHDLYDETDELANIFDLARAAGTEDRVVAFASTSKITFPGAGIGFIGASPAVIAEFSKRLKAGLISADKLNQLRHVRFLPTIEAVKEHMKKHAEFLRPRFEAVERKLTEGLGDTGCATWTHPRGGYFVSFDGPEGSARKVAALCADLGVKLTPAGATWPYGKDPRDTNIRIAPSYPTVEDLEAALDVLVLAVKLVAAELARAERA, via the coding sequence ATGCAGACGATCTACCAGAAGATGGAAACCACCGAACTCGATGCCGCCATCGAGGTGCTCAAAGCCGAGGTCGCCGAGGTCAAGGCCAAGGGCCTGGCGCTCGATATGGCCCGCGGCAAGCCGTCGCCCTCCCAGGTGGACATCTCTCGACCCATGCTCGATATCCTCAATGCCGATGCCGATCTGCACGACGGCAACGTCGATTGTTCCAACTACGGCTGCTTTGAGGGCATTCCCTCGGCACGCAAGCTGGCAGGGGGGTTCTTGGGCTGCCCCGCCGAGCAGACGCTCGTGCTGGGTTCATCGAGCCTGCTGATTGAGCACGATATCGCCGGTATGTTCTGGCGCTGCGGCTCGTGCGGCAGCGAGCCTTGGGAGGCTTACGAGGCCGCGCATGACGGCAAGAAGGTCAAGTTCCTGTGCCCTGTTCCCGGCTACGACCGCCACTTTGGCATCACCGCCGACCTGGGTATCGAGAACGTCCCCGTCGCGATGACCGACAACGGCCCCGACATGGACGAGATCGAGCGCCTGGTTGCCGCCGACGATTCCATCAAGGGTATCTGGTGCGTGCCCAAGTATTCCAACCCCACGGGCATCACCTTTAGCGAGGACACTGTGCGCCGCCTGGTCGAGATGCCCACGGCCGCGCCCGATTTCCGCATCTTCTGGGATAACGCCTACTGCGTGCACGACCTGTACGACGAGACCGACGAGCTCGCCAACATCTTCGATCTTGCCCGCGCGGCGGGCACCGAGGACCGCGTGGTGGCCTTTGCCTCGACGTCCAAGATCACCTTCCCGGGCGCCGGTATCGGCTTTATCGGTGCGAGCCCCGCGGTTATCGCGGAGTTCTCCAAGCGCCTGAAGGCCGGCCTCATCAGTGCTGATAAGCTCAACCAACTGCGCCACGTGCGCTTCCTTCCCACCATCGAGGCGGTCAAGGAACACATGAAAAAGCATGCCGAGTTTTTGCGCCCGCGCTTTGAGGCCGTTGAGCGCAAGCTCACCGAGGGCCTGGGCGATACGGGTTGCGCCACCTGGACGCATCCCCGCGGCGGCTACTTTGTAAGCTTCGATGGTCCCGAGGGCTCGGCCCGGAAGGTTGCTGCGCTTTGCGCCGACCTGGGCGTTAAGCTCACGCCGGCCGGTGCCACCTGGCCCTATGGCAAGGATCCGCGCGACACCAACATCCGCATCGCGCCGAGCTATCCCACGGTCGAGGACCTAGAGGCTGCGCTCGATGTGCTGGTGCTGGCCGTCAAGCTCGTCGCTGCCGAGCTTGCGCGTGCCGAGCGCGCCTAA
- the hypB gene encoding hydrogenase nickel incorporation protein HypB, translated as MAEKTIDIASPILSRNERLADQLRQRFKETNTYVINVLSSPGSGKTTTILGTNERLRDKAGLRCAVIEGDIASDVDAITMKEAGMPAIQINTGGLCHLEGNMIMEAVDAFDQAVGLENIDVIFIENVGNLVCPVDFDLGENLSIMILSVPEGDDKPIKYPGIFQHAGAQLLNKVDVAPAFDFDMDRYTKTLDDLNPQAPRFAVSARKGEGMDAWCDWLIGQIEQARA; from the coding sequence ATGGCTGAGAAAACGATTGATATCGCGTCGCCGATTCTGTCGCGCAACGAGCGCCTGGCAGATCAGCTGCGACAGCGATTTAAAGAGACAAACACCTATGTGATCAATGTGCTGTCGAGCCCTGGCTCGGGCAAGACCACCACGATCCTGGGCACCAACGAGCGCCTGCGTGACAAGGCGGGCCTGCGCTGCGCCGTCATCGAGGGCGACATCGCCTCGGACGTCGACGCCATCACCATGAAGGAAGCCGGCATGCCTGCCATCCAGATCAACACGGGGGGCCTGTGCCACCTCGAGGGCAACATGATCATGGAGGCCGTCGACGCGTTCGACCAGGCTGTGGGTCTGGAAAACATCGACGTCATCTTTATCGAAAATGTGGGCAACCTGGTCTGCCCGGTCGACTTTGACCTGGGCGAGAACCTGTCCATCATGATTCTCTCGGTGCCCGAGGGCGACGACAAGCCCATCAAGTACCCGGGCATCTTCCAACACGCCGGCGCGCAGCTGCTCAACAAGGTCGACGTGGCTCCGGCTTTCGATTTTGACATGGATAGGTATACTAAGACACTCGATGACCTCAATCCGCAGGCGCCGCGGTTTGCCGTGAGCGCGCGCAAGGGCGAGGGCATGGATGCCTGGTGCGATTGGCTCATCGGGCAGATTGAGCAAGCAAGGGCGTAA